The Penaeus monodon isolate SGIC_2016 chromosome 17, NSTDA_Pmon_1, whole genome shotgun sequence genome contains the following window.
atgACTTATTTCTGCTAATGCTGCTAGTCGCATTATTGGAAGTCAAAGATTCACTGTTATATTCCGTCCGATATCAAGTTTTCATTCTGGATCATCCCTGTCACGCGAATATAGAAACGCGCATAGACTTCAAACTGATCATACTCACCATTTCACTAGCTTTTTTTAGTTATGATTATTCAAAGGCCATCGAGAATCAAGACACGTTTTTTCGCGAAGGATCCAGTTTCGTGACTAATACGCTTCGTGCATCGATTATCGCTGACTACTTTAAGGGTGATCCTCACCTTTCCGCTTTCGAGATCAAGGCTGCAAGCGCGGAGGCCTGTGTTAAGTAGCTTCCTTGTTTCCCTGCTTGATAGGCGTGTTGCAGTCCGCGAAATGATGCGGTCCGGACTGGTCGAGTGGTCACTTGTTGCTTGGATGTCGAACAAGATGCGCGTTAGTTGAGAACGGCGGTGCTCGTAAATTGCAGAGCTTAACCTGTGCAAATATTCTTTTCGTACAGCGGTTCcgaatgtttttatttgtgtttattgatTTTCTGCTGCTGTATACATTATTTATAGAAATGTAAAGCCCTGTATATCCCCTGCGAACAAAAGTGACCAATTCGATAATAGTAGTAAAGCGAATATAGGAAGAAATCAGTTTCTCTCTCTAAACATTGAAATCACAATCATTATATCAATACTACCACAAAAATCCTCAGGACTGAGGGCCGAAATTTTTCTTAGTTATAGATGTTGATACTCAAACACTTCCTAAAGTtaactcctctccctctgccgACAGGTGCAGTCAGCTGTTCTGGTGTCCCTGCTGGTGGCATTTCCGGCTTGTGTCACGACTTCTGAAAACACGAATGAAATACTGGCGTCCATTCTTTCCTCCCCTGGGGATTCCCTTACACGAGAACAAAGCATAAGCAAACGCACCATGTCGTTCAGTTCTTGCACGGGTGTCTACGACCGCGAACTCCTTGTAAGGCTCGACCGCGTGTGCGAAGACTGCTACAACCTCTACCGCGACGTTGGAGTGGCGGCCGAATGTAGGTATGTTCTTCCTATTCTTACATAAAATTTGTCAACAACCAATACAAACAACCAGTTTATTATACAGCAGCCAGTATCTGTGCCAGATGGTCAGTCAAGGGCAGATGTAATGGTATACTTTCagaatgtcgattttttttctttttataattactagAAAACCTTACATTTAGATTTCAAGGATTTGAGTAAAATCAAATTTGCTTCCCTTTACTCTTGATTTctattttcattccttctttactTATCGACATGGTTACATAGAAGTCTTGCATTTTACAGGAGTAACTGTTTCCACAACGAGGTGTTCCTGTACTGCGTGGACTACATGTTTCGGCCTCGCCAGAGGAACCAGTACCGGGCCGCCCTGCAGAGGCTCGGCAAGTAGGCGGGTCCATCCGGCCAGCTCTTCCGCACGGGCGCTCGCTGTGAGACTTTCTGAATGACCAGACTCTAGGCTCTCCTTCGTTTGTCTCTGTACCCTAAGTTAGAAGCTGACACCATATTGACGCCGAGGTGTCTTCATAAagcataaaaacaaaggaaatatttATCTCTAAAATCCTTTTGATACATACTATAACAGTGTACAATACTGCAATGAGTCAAATGGGGAATAcacaaaagtttatttttatgaaCTAGAGAAAAACTGTAATAAGACCAGATAAAGATAAAGCTGTTTAGTCATCCTGCTGCAATGATCTGAGACTGATCAAGATTTAAAtcttaaaatacaaatttaaccAATCATGCCCTCAGATATGAAGATGAATTAATAAGATGAAATGACCTTTAATGAAACCACCGATGAAACCACAAGCAATAATGTCTTTCTGCTTCCTGCCTAATATTTTTGCATGTTATCCCAGAGTTACAAAAGATGAGTACACCTTTCAAGTCCATCAATTtagatctatttttttctattccgtACTCCCTGGTTCTAGCCAGGACTGCTGACGTACAAAAGAGCTTGGGATTAATTGTTTTGAGCGGTCACCTTGGGCGCTTCAGATTCACCTTACAAGTTTGATTAACAGAGCATTTAACATCTGTACCCATGCCCTGACAACTCGCGTTTCTCGGTGGTAGAAAATGATTGGTTCACTGAGCGGCCTTATTGCGTCAGGTCAGAAGCTTCGTACAGGAATGGTTTCCAATTAGCACAGGTACTTCCGGTATTCAGACAAACATTTACAAACTTTATCCACAGTTTACACGTCGCATCCGTCCCAACTGAGCCTCGAGCTGTggaggggggggttatatattatatattatatattatatattatatattatatattatatattatatattatataatatatatatatatattatatattatattattatataattatatatattatatatatatatatatatatatatatatatatatatatcaagtgaaTTGTCTTAAAGGTGTACTGTAACAGCCAAGGTTTCGATGTTTGATTCATAGGTGGCTGGGTTAAAGGTGAGGTTGCTTGGAACAGAGGTACTGACCAGGGTTAATAGGCCACGTGTAGTAGCTGGACTATGATATTGGTGCTATAGCCAGGTATATCGAGTTCGTAGATGTTTTCATAGGCTGTTTCATGTAGTAGGACGAAGTTTGTTGCATCTTTGTAAAGGTCATTTTTAAGAAGGGGCAAGTGGGTCTTGAGACTATTTATGCTCCACTTCAAGATTTAATATTCTCCATCCTGTGGTGCTGTCATGGGTTGACGTTGATCCTCATGGAGTTTCTAATATTGGTAGAGTCTGTTCTCTTTTATCTGCAGTGAAGATATCTGTGTGAGAAGATACCTGCAGATTGGGGTGTTATTGCATATTCTAGGTGTGTACGGGAGAGTGGATCCCCATCCGAAAACGGAGCTAGACGCGGTATCCGCGCGAGAGCGTGCAAGAAACACATTGCTGATTGACACAAAGGCTAGGAACGTAATAAGCTAATTCATGAAACACCATTTTTTTCTAGAACTATCGTAAGTAGCTTAGAGTGTCTGACCCAAGTCAACCCCTAATGAGATCGTTAATTATTGTTTCACCTGAAGGTTTTAGAACATTTAAAGCCATGCAACTCCCCAGACGACCAGACCCAAGTCTCCTATTGAGTTGCTTTTGTGTCCTGAGATCAAAGGTGAAATAATGATGGCGGCAAATCATTTTGTAGCCTGTACAATATGCccctaaatcaaataaaaacataaaagtaatgTATGGGACTTCCCCTTAGAATATCCCTCTGAAGCATACTGTAAAATACAACAATTGGTCGCAAGGAAAAGACTGCAAGACTGTACAAGTGGGTGTTATTTGAACTCAAGATAAACCCCACTAAATCTTCAGCCCTTTATACCCCTGGCGACTCCCCTGGACCTCGCTTAACTATTAAAGATACTATCATACAGTGGGAAGATAAACACAAATGCCTTGGTCACACTTTTGCGTCCAGGGAATACTCCTCTCCACAGCTTCAATACGTCCtccaacaaacacaaccaaaaattcATGCCCTCTATAAACTTACCGCATCCTCGGAACTTTTTACGTTCAAGCCATACAGCCAATCATTGACTACTCCGGCTAATCACTACTAGAACTTACCTCTGCACAGATCTCCAAGCTCCAAGCTCGAAACAGTTCAATGCCAACAACCACTTTGTACACCAGCAAGTATCTGTAATGGTCAGTCAAGGTTAGATGTGATGGTATGCTGGGTAAATACTGTGATCTTTCAATAGGtcgatttttttaattactacaaAACCTTCATATAAATCTCAAGGATCTGAGTAAAACCATATTACAGGAGTAACTGTTTCCACAACGAGGTGTTCCTGTACTGCGTGGACTACATGTTCCGGCCTCGCCAGAGGAACCAGTACCGGGCCGCCCTCCAGAGGCTCGGCAAGTAGGCGGCTCGTCTTCGGTCAACCCTTCCTGCGGGGACGCTCGCCGTGAGACTCTCTCTAGGCTCTCCTTCGGTTGCTTCTGCATCCAAAGTTAGAAGCTGATAACATATTGACGCAGAGCTGTTTCATGTCCAATGTTTccagaaaacataaaaaatatatataaaaaaaatatatatttccaaaatctTTTTGAGAATACTATAACTGCATGCACACTATTACAGTAAgtcaaataatgaatgatatacatttttaaattttaaaattaaagagatATTGTAAAAACAAgaccaaataaatataaaaatgtttagtCATCCTACTGCAGTTGTCTCAGACTGATCAAAATTTAAACCTTTAATGTTATTAAGATGAAGTAATAAGATGAAATGGTCTTTAAATGAAACCATCGATGAAGCCAATAGCAAAAATATCTTTTTGTTTCCTGCCCAAAGTTACGAAAGATGAGAACACCTTTCAAGTCTATCAGGTTAGATCTGTAattgctattttctttttctcttctgtattCCCTGGCTCTGGCCGGGACTATTGCTGACGTACAAAAGAGTTTGGAAATAATTCCTTTGAGCGATTCGCTTTGGACGTTTCAGATTCACCTCTCGTGGTGTTCTCGTGGGAGCACATGATTGGTTCACTGAGTGGCCTTATCTATTTCGCggctatccctatatatatattatatatacatactatatatatatatatatatatatatatatatatatatatatatattatatatatatatatatatattatatctatacatacatgtatatatatatgtacgtatatctataaatatatatatatatatatatatatatatatatatatataatatatatatataatatatatatatatatatgtatagatatacatatatatatatatatatatatatatatatatatatatatatatatatatatatatatgtgtgtgtgtgtgtgtgtatatctgtaatataatatattatatatatatatatatctatatatctatatatctatatatctatatatatatctgcgtgtgtgtgtgtgtgtgtgtgtgtgtgtgtgtgtgtgtgtgtgtgtgtgtgtgtgtgtgtgtgtgtgtgtgtttacatatatatgcatacatatatatatatctatatctatatatctatacatatatataaatacatatatatatataatatatatatatatatatatatatatatatatatatatatatatatagatagatagatatatatagatatatatctgcttgtgtgtgtgtgtgtgtgtgtgtgtgtgtgtgtgtgtgtgtgtgtgtgtgtttgtgtgtgcacacacatacacacacgtgtatacatatatatatatatatatatatatatatatatatatatatatatatatatatatatatatatatatgtatagatatacatatatatatatatatatacatatacatatatatatatatatatatatatatatatatatatatatatatatatatatatatatatatatatatatatatatggttagagcgtcggactcaagactgtcacgacggtaatctgagttcgagggttcgagtcacaggccggcgcgttgttcccttgggcaaaggaacttcacctcgattgcctacctagctactgggtggccaagcccggataaatagagagaatgattacctaaaaggtaataccggcactctccgtggaaaggaactagggaccctaccacgtactcactccaagagcatcacaacatgaaaactacaattaagtatcatgctgtgaccacggcggctcagacatgaacctaccgtttaaagaagatatatatatatatataatatatatatatatatatatatatatatattattatatatatatatatataatgtatagaatatacatatatatatatatatatatagtatatatatatattatatatatatatatatatatatatatatgtatatatattatattaataactccatactatatctatataatactatatatatctataatcaatatatatatatatatatatatatatatatatatatatattatatatattatatatatatatgtatatatatacatattattatataatatatatatatatatatatatatatataatatatatatattataatatactatatatactatatataatatattatatatatatatatatataatatatatatatatatatatataatataatatatatatatatatatatattattatatattatatatatacatatatatactatatatatatatatatatatatatattatatatatatatatatatatgtgtgtgtgtgtgtgtatatctataatatatataaataaatatctatatctatctatctatctatatatatatatatatatataatatatatatatatatatatatatatataatattaatatattataataatatatatatatatatatcttgtttgtgtgtgtgtgtgtgtgtgtgtgtgtgtgtgtgtgtgtgcgctcgctctcacgcgtgtgtgtgtgtgtgtgtttgtgtgtgcgcacacatacacacacgtgtatatgtatagatatacatatatatatatatataatatatatatatatatatataatatatatatatatatatatatatatatattatatatatatatataatgtatagatatgcatacatatatatatatatatatatatatatatatatttatagatatacatatatatattatatatggatatatatatatatatatatatatatatatatatatatatatatatctatatctatatatatatgtatatatatatctatctatctatctatctatctatctatctatctatatatatatattatatatatatatatatatatatatatatatatatatatatatatatatatatatatatatatctgcgtgtgtgtgtgtgtgtgtgtgtgtgtgtgtgtgtgtttgtaagtacttatatatacatatttattacatatttatttatacatatatatacatacctatgcaccttttatatgtatatgtatatatatatgaatacaatctatgtatacatacatatatgtacatatacatacatatatgaatatatatttgtatatatattaattgaaagacagatatgcatatatacatatatatttatttatttgtttatatatgtatatatatctggttatatatatgtatttttattacaatggtagaaaacccacaatggaaaactagatttattgaaaatcgaaatccacctggattccatcttcaggtctgaagaggaaagggagatgagggggtataaaagaggtgAGGCAGTGCGGTAACTTGTACAATGTGCTGTTCAAGGTGAAATTAGGCCGCAGCTTGATTAAGTAGGGTTCCACccgtctgcgggcgtggacatcagcgggaggaaagacaattcgcgccgttaatcagtccatctgatggcctgtgttccaccgatggcaaaagagggcgttgttgttgtgtcccctggatacagcgtacttatattgagacagacgcttagtgagactggcgcctgtctcgccaaagtactgcttatcacaggaggcataaGAAACCGCATAGGTGTctaccttcgaggtagagggaaggctggtgtggaccaggttgccaggtctccctctgcccaccgacgtcttctttccttcctctgtctctctatgtgagtctctctttctttctttctctctctctttctctttctcttctctctctctctctctctctctctctctctctctctctctctctctctctctctctctctctctctctatatatatatatatatatatatatatatatatatatatatatatatatatatgtataccaccctAAAGGAAGCCGCCTTGATGCGGTGGggtgcttgaggtcccaatgatctggtgagccggaccagagggctaccgatactggaggggtcaccaataagggatgaaacaaaatgtcttcctggtgcaccaaggcctatgagaggggatggtgcacccacccctggttcattccttcttggaccagggagaactctcccacgtgcgtttgccgtgcgtggcatctcatattaccaggagacaggagtcctggaggttgagcgatgctgcacgttgtgccctgcagctagcgatacacctctttggtcctttattctggttagacgggtggcttgataaagATCTGGTCAAGTTAATCGGCtgatcaaatatggctagggtcaagcaggcactgttcagtcggtagcgcataggtcccttGACTGCTATCATGTACTTTAATAGTGGctcgtatatttcctcactacccgtTGTGGCTGTTAGGAAATtctgagcccaactatagcttctcgTTGGTATCCAtggtgggtggagggtgaggaaatgaacaattctaatttgtatgagttctaaaaatttacaaagaactagctatttccctgacgacctacgcaatcccctgaaaCGTTACATACtgttacgattcccattcttgcctaaagggcaagaatgggaatcgtaatggttcccgggctcccaaaccaggtaagaaggggaaaagtcttcCTCAATCCACCAAGGAAAtcctacctggtaaatatgaaagtatttcatatagtaagtacctagtagtgaagaccattgatagtGTATCAATCAAgaatctttatctttttaaaatacatcggaaaatagttgaggtatgtcaacgtgatcctcgcatcaccccacatcgagttggtagcctgatagttgaggtttcagaACCAGACGAGAGTGATCATCTgagtgcgatatgcgacattactgggctcaagtttcatgttctcttcacaaaacacttaatcagtgtaaggaaattgtcttttcccgagacttgatgaggtattctgaggagaaactgttagatgAGCTAAAGACTTTCAATATGGTGGCAGTAAt
Protein-coding sequences here:
- the LOC119583273 gene encoding crustacean hyperglycemic hormones-like — its product is MMRSGLVEWSLVAWMSNKMRLCRQVQSAVLVSLLVAFPACVTTSENTNEILASILSSPGDSLTREQSISKRTMSFSSCTGVYDRELLVRLDRVCEDCYNLYRDVGVAAECRSNCFHNEVFLYCVDYMFRPRQRNQYRAALQRLGK